The following is a genomic window from Elaeis guineensis isolate ETL-2024a chromosome 10, EG11, whole genome shotgun sequence.
AGAGAGATTCTGAATAGATTGAACTTTTGGACAATCAAGCATGTGCAGAAGGAGGCTAACAAGTTTCCAGACTATTTAATGGCTTTGAACTAGGTGAAAATAGAAGTGAATTTCTATATATTCATTAATTCCATTGCGCTGTTAATTTTAATGATGAGGGACCAACGGTGCTGCACGTGTGAGATGAGTTTTCAGTTGTTCAATTTTACTGGCACGGGTCCTTGCAAAAGccccttgaaaaaaaaaaaagtgaaatagTTGATCAAATTTCTGTTGAGAGAGAGATAGTCTTTGTGCTAGGTAATCATAAATATCCTCTTCAAGCAGAAGGGCTCTTTGTTTAAGGGTTGGTTAAGATGCGGATGGAAGTGGTGAAGTGACCTTGGTAGAGAAGATTCCCTTCATTAGGAGTAGATGATTATTGAAGTTTTACAAATCTGACCCCAAATAGATCTGATGATATTTGTTGATTATGGTTAAGGTTTCCTCACTTTATCTCTCTTCCCTTGGCAGAACCATGTTGCATTGTTACTTCTCATGAATAAGATTATGCAGTAACAAATTGCTGTTGTTTGGGTGGGTATTTTGAACTGGAAAGTCTTTTGTGTGGATGCATGCACGACTGTCTACTAATGCATTTGCAAATCATTTGATATGTGTATTTCCTTTATCTGCAGTTGGATTGGttgtttcttttccttcttcctttcttattTCTCTGCATATCACAGATGAGTGGAGATGCTGGAGTATCAGCCTTTCCTGAAGGTGAAAACATCTTCTCATGGGTCGGTACCATTGAaggaagcaaaggaactccatatgaAGGTTTATCCTACGAGCTTTCATTGCACTTTCCATTTGACTATCCTTTTAAGCCTCCCCAGGTTAAGTTTGAGACTCCGTGCTTCCATCCAAACGTCGATCATTGTGGCAACATTTGTTTAGACATCCTCCAGGTACTTCACAGCCTGATCGGATTAAAGGGTAGGCACTAGGCTGTGGAATTTTATCTACTATATTAGAACTGATGTGGCCTCTTGTATTTTACTGGTACAATCTCTGTATTCTGCCATAGGATATGTGGTCTTCCGCATATGATTGCAGAACAATCTTGTTGTCCATCCAGAGCTTGTTAGGAGGTTGGTTGTTTCTGTAGCATGTAATGGATTGTAAGTTTCACATTCAGCCAGTTACATCTCAAGTTTAATATGACTAATTTGATGCAGAACCCAATAATGAAAGTCCTCTCAATAGCTATGCTGCAACACTGTGGAGCAACCAAGAAGGTGTAATTTTCTATCTTTATTATTTTCCACATTTATTTTATGCATCGTCAAGTGTAACATTATTTTTCATACAAGCAAACTGCACTGGAGGTGTGCTGTTGTGTTTGGTCTGGGAGAAGTTGCTATGGGACaccaatgatttttttttcctttcgacACTTCCATTATTTGGTTACCTTCTAGAGTTGATTCAGTTTCTCCTAGAAGGCGGCAGTCATTGTGATCCAAGGCTCCCTTTTATTGGATGATTTGGCTAAATGCACCCCTGATAGTTCTCTGGTTTGATTCTTGCAACTGGAAGTTTGTAAGTTTGATTCTTGCAACTGGAACCTACAGATTGATTCCAAACATTATCAGTTTTGCACTCCATTTTCCTTGAACTTCATGGACTACTAGCAATTTCAATGCTGCCATTTTTGGCACTTGCTTCCCAAGGCCCTTGATGCACGTATCCTATATATGATGCTTTTGTTGGCCTTGCAGATTACAGAAAAATGGTTCACAAGCATTACATGGATGCTGCTGAAGCATTTGAATGTCATACTCTCTTCAAATATACTTAATGAACACTGCATCAATTGAGCATTGTGTTTGGAAGCTGAGCTATATGACAATCTTCCGGCAGGGACACTGTATATATGTATTCTCCCTGTAAAGTTCAGAAGCCTCTGTTGGTTTTAGGCAGGCAGGGATACTGGACATCCATCTCTTGTTCCCTCAAGACAGATAATGTATGACTCAGGGAAAAAGCAAGATGATGGGATTGGTGATTAACTATATTGCAGCAATTATGATCGAACTTATTCTTGTGAAGTTGTACCATTTGTTAGTTTCTTCTAGTGTGCATCTTTGTATAATTATGGTAGGTCGTCTtttgttcaaatttcaaataaatagcatcaaaaaaatttatgtacTGCATCCATGAATAACACACATTTGGCCTTGCTTGCACTTTTTTTCTGAATTTGTTTATCCTGTTTCCGTTTGCTGAAAATTTCATGCTGTGTCTTGTATCTGTATGTTCGTAAAAGCTAAAAAAAACTGGGTTTCTTTCCTCCACATCTGAATTATTCAGGATGAGCTAGAGAACAAATGTTTAAAGCCAGGACTCTGCTGTAGGTGGGCTGGTTTATTGACCTCAAGGGAGTCGCTTTGGTGCTCTTTTAACTATTGTTTATTAGATAAGGGTAATTAAGTAATTTGggactcacaaaaaaaaaaaaaaaaaaaaaaaagctcttctTCTCTGCTGCTTTGGTCACCTCTCATGTTGGCATACTCCACTCACTTTTCCTCCCTCTCCTCGTGCCACCCCCTCATTGCCTGTCCACCACTTCTACCACCTCGACCTCTTCCTCACCCTGTCAGTCGCCTACTGCACCAACCTCCTTCGTTCGctacctcttctctctctttgctTGTCGTCCTTCTTTGCCATGTTGGCTTTCTTAGCCTTCTCTCTGCTATATTGGCTGCCTCAGTCTCCTCTTCGCTGCATCAGCTGTCTTCTGAGTCGTGCAGCTCTCCTCGTTGCCTCTCATCCTCCTCCCTCTCTCATACCAATGCTCTCCCCTCAccatctctcctctccctcctcatgCCGTCCTCCTCCTCGAGTGGTAACCTCCCATGATCTCCTCACACAATCTTCCTCCTCTCCTCTTTTCATGCCATCCTCCTCCTCGAGCAGTGATCTCTCAGGATCTTTGAACAACGACAGCCTTTTGATCTCCAAAcagctctcctcctctctctctctcatccttGTCGATGGTGGTAGTGCATGGATCAGACTGGCATAGACCAAGTCACCGACGCTTTATTCCTTTTCCCAACCCCATCTCTTGATCTGACCGCTCGAATTGTGGGGCCCTACCCCACCATTCCTCGCTGGCCATGATGGACACCCTTGCCCCTCATGCTGCCACCCTCAGCGATGACCCCAGCAACCTAAGGGGCTTGTTAGGAAGGGAGTGTGGGTCGGCGATAGGGGGTGGATGTGCACAAGCGTGGGAGCGGGCGGCGTTCGGGATGGATGCTAGACACAGCAAGGAGGTAGGGGATTTACTATCTATTTCAATACGAAAACACTTATGTAGTTCGAATTATATACAACACTAGCCATACACAGGATTGATTAAAATCGGTTGTCTATGAATAAATCAATGCCATCCATCTTAAatgaaacaataaaaaaaaaatgctaatgataaaaagatcaaaaaagattttGGAGTATCATAGCAAAACTCTGATCTAAAACACTAAATCTTAGTCATACTATGAAGCCAACAGAGTCTGTCCGTCAGGATTGTAGCTTCCACCACCAGATGATCAAGCCAACGCTATACCAACGCCAGAGTTGTTAAACATGAAGATATTGCATGTGTAACTGCTGTGGTTGCCTGATTCCGGGAAGTGCTTGATGAATTGAGATCTTGAGATCTTCCATAGCCAAGCATCAGACTCGTGCCTTTGAGCATTAAATGACACCACTAACAGGGGCGAGAAACACTAGTCAGTAACAGATTGCAGTCAACTCTTAGATCAAAAGATGCAGTCAAACACCTGCAATTTAAGTTTTAGAAGCTAAATGCAGTTGAAACCTATTGTCACTTGTGTattattcattcattcattcatttatctacttatttatttatttatttattttgtctgCACTTTTTTGCAAAATTATATGCTATCAGGAGTTCTTATTTGGTTACCTTCTAGAGTTGATTCAGTTTGTCTCCTAGAAGGCAGCAGTCATTGTGATCCAAGGCTTCTTTTTATGTGGATGATTTGGCTAAACGCACCCCTGATAGTTCTCTGGTTTGACGCTTGCAACCGGAAGTTTATCACCTATACAGACTGATTCCAAACAGTGTGAGTTTTGCACTCTGAAGATTAAATGACACCCCTAACTGGGGTGAGAAACACTAGTCAGTAACAGATTGCAGTCAAATTAATCTTATAGATCAAAAGATGCAGTCAAACAGCTGCAATTTAATTTTTAGAAGCTAAATAAAGGTGAAACCTATTGTCGCTTGTGCATTATTCATTCGTTCATTCATTAATCTACTTCTTTATCTACTTAAATGCTATATCCAGAGTTCTTGTTATATTGAAAGAGGTATTAGTTAACATCATTGGAGAtggtattattttttatttatttatttattttggtaaCAGGAGATGGTATTATTTCCGTGGGGGAATTCGGCATCTAGGTGGAGCTACATTGAGCTTCTGGTTTGGCTGCATGCCCAAACTTGTTCATGCAAGGTCAGTGATGATGCCCCAAACCCTTTCCTGTTTATCAGACTCCCACCATACAATCCACAAGAAGAATATGAAGGCCTCTAAAAGCATGCCCATGTTGCCTACAAAACTCTATTATAACTAATCAAAATAGTTGGTCAAATAAAACTATAAAGCTTGTATAGAACAGGAAGACCAGTAAATCCTGCTTTAAcaatttcatcatatttattatCGTGTTAATGGATGAGCTCTGCTATTTCCTGCTCGTGTCTTCCACAATTTTGCTGCGTTCGTCTCATCAGCAACCTCTGCTTAACCCCACAATGATAATTAGTAATCACCATTCATATTTCTAAATTGCCTAACCAGCTAAACTTTAATAACCTTGCATGAATATTGATCACAAAAACAATATTTAAAATAGCAAACTGAAAAGAAGGGACAGAGAAACACAGAGAGAGAGGTAGAATAAAACGCAGGCATCCACCTCAGTGTTTTGCTACCCTGCTAAGCAAATCAAATGCAGAATCACACTAAGCAGCTTTGGCGCTGAAAAATCACTCCACCACCACCTCAAGAGTCCAAAATTCAAGGGAAACaggagtagaagaagaaaaagaggatagCAAGAATCGAAACAAAAGCCAAGCACCATCCGTGATTATTattgtggtggtggtggtgatggtGATGTAGTAGTGATTGTGGTGGTGATATTGGTGGATGATGTCACTGATATTGGTGGATGATGATAGTGACAGTGGTGGTGATGCGGTCGTGATAGTGATGATTGTAATCATGACCGGTGGTGATGATCTTGATGATGGCTAGTGGTAGTGGATGTCATTGTGGGCATTGGTGCTGGAACTCATGGTGACGGCCGTTGGTGGTGGACATGATGATGGCCGATGGTGGTGGATGTTATAGTGACAACACATGGTTGTGATCATGGTGATATTGGTGGTGATGGTGGTCATGACGGTGGTGGTGGTAGTTGCGATGACAGTGATGGTGGTAGTATCACTGGTGATGCAATAATACTAACTTTGGTGGTGGTGACTGGTGCGATTGCGTTGATGGCAGGATAGTGATGGTGATTGTGGCAAAGCAGtcatgatgatggtggtggtccATACGGATTATGATGGTGTTTGTGGTGGTAGATGATTttgtaagaaccagatctagggtttcagagttagacttgaaactttttcaagatcatacagcggaagactaaaataaatcaaaatttattttctaaaatcagagaatccctaaatctaagatcctattacatgattattacatagtattaaatcagaaattaaaatatataaatatagcatgaactacatgttgatcatatcaacatgtttctataccacatctaatatatgtattaaacaatagatcagatctattaccttgcaagttagacgctctaacctcgctgatccgagcttaaggatgatgttgcaagccgcacacgcgtccggcctctaggagtcatccacacgagcccacgaatctcgatcagaagtcctgcttcaggaaatcagcacagtatgctagtactgcgctgatccttctttgatggttgatcaggtgcctccttcttcttgatttggacccttccaaagatggaaagtaaaaggagaagtttcagatctgagatgctctcagaaaactcaagatggagggaggaaagatatgaaaacaaaaaccctagaagaagaccctcttcttcttcacgtttttctctctagacaccctaacttgcgtcttttatatctccacgacccaaaggtctttctctctgatttttggatggcacaaaggtatctcaaatctctgtcctctcctaaaatttcacgaaaaaactcattttatatagagagatatgatagagtccttgtctaggtcaaatacctagtcaaggcttatccaaacatggcaagttaaggggtgcccaactcttgagcacctcttccatattttcatgcatggatcaccagcaaagggtacacaatgtgtaccctaaaatccataaaaatttcaaaaaaaaatttggataaattcggtgcaaaattgaaagagttttggatttctaaaactctatctcatagaattcgaaatccaaacttattcctttttgatttgatccaaaccaccttccatgtaagaaagaagagaggaaaccttttgtgaacgtgggagagacgtgggagagggcttttgtcgcacaaaataagtggagattggcgttgaataagagagagggcgtggggaaggcttatgtggcgcaaggtggaatcctagtcctactaggattctatcttatgacttgttttaatttggtttcccaaaccaaatcaaaccaaaattagatcaacctaattaaaataggtcttaacctaattaagaacctaatttaatcagattaaattagatttaaatttgatttaattttttaatcaaattagaaattagattgacccaagtcctagttgaactaggactagttttttcttgcacttggcttatccaataaaccaattggatttgatccaatcaagctcaaatcaaatctaattaaatcatatttaattagacttaatctcagcccattggcttaatcaaattaagctaattagcaatcgaattgctaatcgatcatcctgtaacacttgcactgggttaaatgtcaatcgtattgatcatttaaccctagaacgattcttaatcgttgatcaaccatccgatcggatcatgaactctaatgtgtgcgacctcataggtccgaacctaagctggtagcacaggaataaatttctgtaccaatcgaagtgaccatctagcaatggtacccgacgaccggataggtcgaatgtatagaataacatccttagaacccatgcggatatagttttcatataattcatccccttgaccaaaatgatcataggacaccccagagttcaactgtcaactctgatcaggttgtccacattgtatttcaaaatatcaaatccatctgatggattaccctggccaaggttttgctaaattgaaatacagcgactcattcttctccaactcttggagtggtcaatcccatctcgatcacactctgacttcgcaagtacttgactg
Proteins encoded in this region:
- the LOC105036503 gene encoding uncharacterized protein isoform X1, translating into MDVRNVDNASAALSSRAPSSKQPKTPPNPVDTTSASQSLQKELMSMMMSGDAGVSAFPEGENIFSWVGTIEGSKGTPYEGLSYELSLHFPFDYPFKPPQVKFETPCFHPNVDHCGNICLDILQDMWSSAYDCRTILLSIQSLLGEPNNESPLNSYAATLWSNQEGVIFYLYYFPHLFYASSSVTLFFIQANCTGGVLLCLVWEKLLWDTNDFFFLSTLPLFGYLLELIQFLLEGGSHCDPRLPFIG
- the LOC105036503 gene encoding uncharacterized protein isoform X4; this translates as MDVRNVDNASAALSSRAPSSKQPKTPPNPVDTTSASQSLQKELMSMMMSGDAGVSAFPEGENIFSWVGTIEGSKGTPYEGLSYELSLHFPFDYPFKPPQVKFETPCFHPNVDHCGNICLDILQDMWSSAYDCRTILLSIQSLLGEPNNESPLNSYAATLWSNQEDYRKMVHKHYMDAAEAFECHTLFKYT
- the LOC105036503 gene encoding uncharacterized protein isoform X3 — translated: MKRLIHIPINLTEQRTIMSGDAGVSAFPEGENIFSWVGTIEGSKGTPYEGLSYELSLHFPFDYPFKPPQVKFETPCFHPNVDHCGNICLDILQDMWSSAYDCRTILLSIQSLLGEPNNESPLNSYAATLWSNQEGVIFYLYYFPHLFYASSSVTLFFIQANCTGGVLLCLVWEKLLWDTNDFFFLSTLPLFGYLLELIQFLLEGGSHCDPRLPFIG
- the LOC105036503 gene encoding uncharacterized protein isoform X2 — protein: MHYLFEISFGISLLLALRLGKNRISLFYLSFIDGWYLQMSGDAGVSAFPEGENIFSWVGTIEGSKGTPYEGLSYELSLHFPFDYPFKPPQVKFETPCFHPNVDHCGNICLDILQDMWSSAYDCRTILLSIQSLLGEPNNESPLNSYAATLWSNQEGVIFYLYYFPHLFYASSSVTLFFIQANCTGGVLLCLVWEKLLWDTNDFFFLSTLPLFGYLLELIQFLLEGGSHCDPRLPFIG